One genomic window of Elaeis guineensis isolate ETL-2024a chromosome 2, EG11, whole genome shotgun sequence includes the following:
- the LOC105052797 gene encoding LOW QUALITY PROTEIN: uncharacterized protein (The sequence of the model RefSeq protein was modified relative to this genomic sequence to represent the inferred CDS: deleted 1 base in 1 codon) — MRPSEGVGDGGEDVAAGFAAEGFRESGKDEGTHPPALRAPAHLISRVFSQLDCVDLLNCSLVCKQWYRESAELREGWKNEYLDAWHHLYGLCIKRKHIHHPPPAQ, encoded by the exons ATGAGGCCGTCGGAAGGCGTAGGAGATGGCGGGGAAGATGTCGCCGCCGGCTTCGCCGCCGAAGGATTCAGGGAGAGTGGGAAGGACGAGGGCACCCATCCGCCGGCCCTCCGGGCTCCGGCCCATCTCATTTCCCGGGTCTTCTCGCAGCTCGACTGCGTCGATCTCCTCAACTGCTCTCTCGTTTGCAA GCAGTGGTATAGGGAGTCTGCAGAGCTGAGGGAGGGTTGGAAGAATGAATACTTAGATGCCTGGCATCATCTATATGGGCTGTGCATTAAAAGA AAACACATCCACCATCCTCCACCTGCTCAATAA
- the LOC105038720 gene encoding probable auxin efflux carrier component 8 has translation MISLATVYHVLAATVPLYAAMFLAYLSIKWWKLFTPDQCTGINKFVAKFSIPLLSFHVISTNNPYKMNLKLVVSDSLQKIFALLVFAVLTKACFRGSLDWLLTGFSLSTLPNTLIIGIPLLKGMYGAEAAKLLAQIVVLQSLVWYTLLLFLFEFRAAKAIAANPTDRELESSGGIHPRPEEDEVKSLSIRNIKSFLILQMVGKKLMINPNTYATLAGFVWSLISFRWGIELPLIIRNCISMLSDGGLGMAMFSLGLFMASQSSIIACGTRMMVLSMALRFIIGPALIAIPSYAIGMRATLLKVAIVQAALPQGIVTFVFAKEYGVHPDILSTGVIVGMIIAVPIALAYYFILDTS, from the exons ATGATTTCTCTCGCAACAGTCTATCATGTTCTGGCAGCAACAGTGCCACTGTATGCAGCCATGTTCCTGGCCTATCTTTCAATAAAATGGTGGAAGCTCTTCACCCCTGACCAATGCACAGGGATAAACAAGTTTGTAGCCAAATTTTCAATCCCCCTACTGTCCTTCCATGTTATCTCCACCAACAATCCCTACAAAATGAATCTCAAACTTGTAGTATCGGACTCGCTGCAGAAAATATTTGCCCTCTTGGTGTTTGCAGTCCTAACTAAAGCATGCTTTAGAGGCAGCTTGGATTGGCTACTTACTGGGTTCTCTCTATCTACATTACCCAACACCTTGATTATTGGGATCCCCTTATTAAAAGGTATGTATGGGGCTGAAGCTGCCAAACTCCTGGCTCAGATCGTTGTCTTACAGAGCTTAGTTTGGTATACTCTTCTACTATTTCTCTTCGAGTTCAGGGCTGCCAAGGCAATTGCAGCAAATCCAACTGACA GGGAACTGGAATCCTCTGGAGGAATACACCCCAGACCTGAAGAGGATGAAGTAAAATCCCTGTCCATAAGAAATATCAAAAGTTTCCTCATTCTTCAGATGGTGGGAAAGAAACTTATGATAAATCCCAATACTTATGCAACTTTAGCAGGTTTTGTTTGGTCTTTAATCAGCTTTAG GTGGGGAATAGAGCTACCATTAATAATTAGAAACTGCATATCAATGTTATCAGATGGGGGACTTGGCATGGCAATGTTCAGCTTAG GCCTTTTCATGGCATCTCAGTCTAGCATCATAGCCTGTGGGACTCGGATGATGGTTTTATCCATGGCACTAAGGTTCATAATTGGACCAGCCTTGATAGCAATCCCTTCCTATGCTATTGGAATGAGGGCAACATTGTTAAAAGTGGCAATTGTTCAG GCAGCTCTTCCTCAAGGAATAGTAACATTTGTGTTTGCTAAAGAGTATGGCGTGCATCCAGATATTCTGAGTACTGG GGTTATTGTTGGCATGATCATAGCAGTACCAATTGCACTCGCATATTACTTCATTCTTGATACTAGTTAA
- the LOC105052867 gene encoding hypersensitive-induced response protein 1 isoform X2 → MGQACCCLQVDQSTVAIKETFGRFGDVLHPGCHCLPWCLGHQIAGYLSLRVQQLDVRCETKTKDNVFVTVVASIQYRALADKASDAFYKLSNTREQIQSYVFDVIRASVPKLNLDDAFEQKNDIARAVEDELEKAMSMYGYEIVQTLIVDIEPDEHVKRAMNEINAAARLRVAANEKAEAEKILQIKRAEGDAESKYLAGLGIARQRQAIVDGLRDSVLAFSVNVPGTTPKDVMDMVLVTQYFDTMKEIGASSKSSSVFIPHGPGAVRDIAAQIRDGLLQANTTLQ, encoded by the exons ATGGGGCAGGCTTGTTGTTGCTTACAAGTGGATCAGTCAACTGTGGCTATCAAAGAAACTTTTGGTAGGTTCGGTGATGTGCTTCATCCTGGATGCCACTGCTTACCTTGGTGTTTAGGGCATCAGATTGCTGGCTACCTCTCATTGCGTGTGCAACAACTTGATGTTCGTTGTGAAACAAAGACAAAG GATAATGTGTTTGTCACTGTTGTTGCATCTATACAATACCGTGCTCTTGCTGACAAGGCATCTGATGCTTTCTACAAACTTAGCAACACAAGGGAACAAATTCAATCTTATGTTTTTGATG TCATCAGAGCAAGTGTTCCGAAGCTGAATTTAGATGATGCATTTGAGCAGAAGAATGATATTGCAAGAGCTGTGGAAGATGAACTTGAAAAG GCAATGTCAATGTATGGATATGAGATAGTTCAAACACTCATTGTGGATATTGAGCCTGACGAGCATGTTAAGAGAGCAATGAATGAGATTAATGCAG CTGCTAGGCTCAGGGTGGCAGCAAATGAAAAGGCTGAAGCTGAGAAAATACTGCAGATCAAGCGGGCTGAAGGAGATGCAGAATCCAAGTACTTAGCAGGGCTTGGTATAGCACGCCAACGCCAGGCCATTGTAGATGGCCTGAGGGACAGCGTGCTGGCCTTCTCAGTAAATGTGCCCGGGACAACACCAAAGGATGTCATGGATATGGTGCTGGTGACCCAGTACTTTGACACCATGAAAGAGATTGGAGCATCCTCCAAGTCCTCGTCTGTGTTCATCCCTCATGGGCCAGGGGCTGTGAGGGACATTGCTGCACAAATAAGGGATGGCCTCCTCCAAGCCAACACCACTCTCCAGTAA
- the LOC105052867 gene encoding hypersensitive-induced response protein 1 isoform X1: MSKVDSACCCLQVDQSTVAIKETFGRFGDVLHPGCHCLPWCLGHQIAGYLSLRVQQLDVRCETKTKDNVFVTVVASIQYRALADKASDAFYKLSNTREQIQSYVFDVIRASVPKLNLDDAFEQKNDIARAVEDELEKAMSMYGYEIVQTLIVDIEPDEHVKRAMNEINAAARLRVAANEKAEAEKILQIKRAEGDAESKYLAGLGIARQRQAIVDGLRDSVLAFSVNVPGTTPKDVMDMVLVTQYFDTMKEIGASSKSSSVFIPHGPGAVRDIAAQIRDGLLQANTTLQ; the protein is encoded by the exons ATGAGCAAGGTTGATAGC GCTTGTTGTTGCTTACAAGTGGATCAGTCAACTGTGGCTATCAAAGAAACTTTTGGTAGGTTCGGTGATGTGCTTCATCCTGGATGCCACTGCTTACCTTGGTGTTTAGGGCATCAGATTGCTGGCTACCTCTCATTGCGTGTGCAACAACTTGATGTTCGTTGTGAAACAAAGACAAAG GATAATGTGTTTGTCACTGTTGTTGCATCTATACAATACCGTGCTCTTGCTGACAAGGCATCTGATGCTTTCTACAAACTTAGCAACACAAGGGAACAAATTCAATCTTATGTTTTTGATG TCATCAGAGCAAGTGTTCCGAAGCTGAATTTAGATGATGCATTTGAGCAGAAGAATGATATTGCAAGAGCTGTGGAAGATGAACTTGAAAAG GCAATGTCAATGTATGGATATGAGATAGTTCAAACACTCATTGTGGATATTGAGCCTGACGAGCATGTTAAGAGAGCAATGAATGAGATTAATGCAG CTGCTAGGCTCAGGGTGGCAGCAAATGAAAAGGCTGAAGCTGAGAAAATACTGCAGATCAAGCGGGCTGAAGGAGATGCAGAATCCAAGTACTTAGCAGGGCTTGGTATAGCACGCCAACGCCAGGCCATTGTAGATGGCCTGAGGGACAGCGTGCTGGCCTTCTCAGTAAATGTGCCCGGGACAACACCAAAGGATGTCATGGATATGGTGCTGGTGACCCAGTACTTTGACACCATGAAAGAGATTGGAGCATCCTCCAAGTCCTCGTCTGTGTTCATCCCTCATGGGCCAGGGGCTGTGAGGGACATTGCTGCACAAATAAGGGATGGCCTCCTCCAAGCCAACACCACTCTCCAGTAA
- the LOC105052867 gene encoding hypersensitive-induced response protein 1 isoform X3, with protein sequence MSKACCCLQVDQSTVAIKETFGRFGDVLHPGCHCLPWCLGHQIAGYLSLRVQQLDVRCETKTKDNVFVTVVASIQYRALADKASDAFYKLSNTREQIQSYVFDVIRASVPKLNLDDAFEQKNDIARAVEDELEKAMSMYGYEIVQTLIVDIEPDEHVKRAMNEINAAARLRVAANEKAEAEKILQIKRAEGDAESKYLAGLGIARQRQAIVDGLRDSVLAFSVNVPGTTPKDVMDMVLVTQYFDTMKEIGASSKSSSVFIPHGPGAVRDIAAQIRDGLLQANTTLQ encoded by the exons ATGAGCAAG GCTTGTTGTTGCTTACAAGTGGATCAGTCAACTGTGGCTATCAAAGAAACTTTTGGTAGGTTCGGTGATGTGCTTCATCCTGGATGCCACTGCTTACCTTGGTGTTTAGGGCATCAGATTGCTGGCTACCTCTCATTGCGTGTGCAACAACTTGATGTTCGTTGTGAAACAAAGACAAAG GATAATGTGTTTGTCACTGTTGTTGCATCTATACAATACCGTGCTCTTGCTGACAAGGCATCTGATGCTTTCTACAAACTTAGCAACACAAGGGAACAAATTCAATCTTATGTTTTTGATG TCATCAGAGCAAGTGTTCCGAAGCTGAATTTAGATGATGCATTTGAGCAGAAGAATGATATTGCAAGAGCTGTGGAAGATGAACTTGAAAAG GCAATGTCAATGTATGGATATGAGATAGTTCAAACACTCATTGTGGATATTGAGCCTGACGAGCATGTTAAGAGAGCAATGAATGAGATTAATGCAG CTGCTAGGCTCAGGGTGGCAGCAAATGAAAAGGCTGAAGCTGAGAAAATACTGCAGATCAAGCGGGCTGAAGGAGATGCAGAATCCAAGTACTTAGCAGGGCTTGGTATAGCACGCCAACGCCAGGCCATTGTAGATGGCCTGAGGGACAGCGTGCTGGCCTTCTCAGTAAATGTGCCCGGGACAACACCAAAGGATGTCATGGATATGGTGCTGGTGACCCAGTACTTTGACACCATGAAAGAGATTGGAGCATCCTCCAAGTCCTCGTCTGTGTTCATCCCTCATGGGCCAGGGGCTGTGAGGGACATTGCTGCACAAATAAGGGATGGCCTCCTCCAAGCCAACACCACTCTCCAGTAA